A portion of the Clostridium gelidum genome contains these proteins:
- a CDS encoding DUF350 domain-containing protein encodes MNGVLNNVGISIVFGFIGILLLVFGYWFFDKVLTRLDFNQELKEKNVAMAIVIAGFMIAIGIIIAGVVS; translated from the coding sequence ATGAATGGTGTTTTAAATAATGTTGGAATAAGTATTGTATTTGGTTTTATAGGGATTTTACTTTTAGTGTTTGGATACTGGTTTTTTGATAAAGTATTAACTAGACTTGATTTTAATCAAGAGCTAAAAGAAAAGAATGTTGCTATGGCTATTGTTATAGCAGGATTTATGATTGCTATTGGAATTATAATTGCTGGAGTAGTATCTTAA